TATTTATACGGGAGTTTTGATTGGGATGTTAATTTATCCTTTTATAAAAAGGTTGGAAGATTTTAAGACACCATCAAAATGGTATTTAATAATCGCATTAACTCCAATGGCGATTGATGGAACTACTCAACTCATCGGATTAAGGGAAAGTTTTAATGAATTGAGGTTTATAACTGGCTTTATTGCAGGCTTTGTTGGGGTTTTTTATATCCTTCCAGTATTCTTAAAAATATTATCAAAATCTTGAAAAAATTAGGGG
The sequence above is a segment of the Methanotorris igneus Kol 5 genome. Coding sequences within it:
- a CDS encoding DUF2085 domain-containing protein; the protein is MLKKFYATILISFIIFYAGIFLAPYTAYLGEGSEVFRWVSFFIYTIYSTICHQLPQRSYFIFGHKMAVCARCFGIYTGVLIGMLIYPFIKRLEDFKTPSKWYLIIALTPMAIDGTTQLIGLRESFNELRFITGFIAGFVGVFYILPVFLKILSKS